The following proteins are encoded in a genomic region of Bradyrhizobium sp. SK17:
- the trbG gene encoding P-type conjugative transfer protein TrbG — MKPSFRKAGDPAFRTSTLAILLCTSALAGCATANRPPEISYDNAVPAALSADPPAPVRVVEIPRPLPLPGQLQPVESTRRPPEPAEPTARVNQANAAARVQPVRDGFINAMQVYPYTGGALYQVYTAVGQITDIALQPGEQLVGSGPVAAGDTVRWIIGDTVSGSGATQQVHILVKPTRADLMTNLIINTNLRTYHMELRSTERTYMASVSWQYPQDQLIALRRQNAQAEASSPVATGVDLANINFRYAIEGDRAPWRPLRAYDDGRQVFIEFPRGIGQGEMPPLFVVGPEGNTSELVNYRVRANYMIVDRLFAAAELRFGAGDRQKRVRIVRTDGRPAS; from the coding sequence ATGAAACCGTCTTTCCGTAAAGCCGGCGACCCGGCTTTCCGCACTTCCACACTTGCGATTTTGCTCTGCACGTCGGCGCTCGCCGGCTGCGCCACGGCGAACAGGCCGCCGGAGATCTCCTACGACAACGCCGTCCCTGCGGCGCTAAGCGCTGATCCTCCGGCGCCCGTGCGCGTGGTCGAAATCCCGAGGCCGCTCCCACTGCCCGGGCAACTGCAGCCCGTTGAATCGACGCGCCGACCGCCGGAGCCGGCCGAGCCCACAGCGCGCGTCAACCAGGCCAATGCCGCCGCGCGCGTTCAGCCCGTCCGCGACGGCTTCATCAACGCCATGCAGGTTTATCCCTATACGGGCGGCGCGCTCTATCAGGTTTACACCGCCGTCGGCCAGATCACCGACATCGCCCTCCAGCCGGGCGAACAATTGGTCGGCTCCGGCCCGGTCGCCGCTGGCGACACCGTGCGGTGGATCATCGGCGACACGGTGAGCGGTTCGGGCGCCACCCAACAAGTCCACATCCTGGTCAAGCCGACCCGCGCCGACTTGATGACGAATCTCATCATCAACACCAATCTGCGCACCTATCACATGGAGCTGCGCTCGACCGAACGCACCTATATGGCTTCGGTGTCCTGGCAGTATCCGCAGGATCAGCTCATCGCGCTGCGCCGCCAGAACGCGCAGGCCGAGGCCAGCAGTCCCGTCGCCACCGGCGTCGACCTCGCCAACATCAATTTCCGCTATGCCATCGAAGGCGATCGTGCGCCGTGGCGGCCACTGCGCGCCTACGATGATGGACGCCAGGTCTTCATCGAGTTTCCGCGTGGCATCGGTCAGGGCGAGATGCCGCCGCTGTTTGTGGTCGGTCCGGAGGGCAACACCTCCGAGCTCGTGAACTACCGCGTCCGTGCCAACTACATGATCGTCGACCGGCTGTTCGCGGCCGCGGAGCTGCGTTTCGGCGCTGGCGACCGCCAGAAGCGCGTCCGGATCGTCCGCACCGATGGGAGGCCGGCGTCGTGA